In a single window of the Vicugna pacos chromosome 8, VicPac4, whole genome shotgun sequence genome:
- the LOC102540077 gene encoding LOW QUALITY PROTEIN: transcription elongation factor A protein-like 2 (The sequence of the model RefSeq protein was modified relative to this genomic sequence to represent the inferred CDS: inserted 1 base in 1 codon) produces the protein MEKLCSENEGMPENPGKMENKEQPLDAGKPGVACTVEDKEKLENKGRIDHKGKKEDKEVLKDKEKPESEAKPREGKPVSQGKPENEGKPKEGKPESKGKAKEGKPASKLRAAGKRPAGDDVPRKAKRKTNKGLAQCFKEYKEAIHDMHLNNEEMIREFDELPRVEDEVKKTRQKLGXFMWMQKSLQDPFHPRRPRELRGGCRAPQRGFEDIPFV, from the exons ATGGAAAAACTCTGCAGTGAAAATGAAGGAATGCCTGAGAACCCAGGAAAGATGGAAAACAAAGAACAGCCACTGGATGCGGGAAAGCCAGGAGTAGCTTGTACTGTGGAAGACAAGGAAAAGTTAGAAAACAAAGGAAGGATTGATcacaagggaaagaaagaagataagGAAGTACTAAAGGATAAGGAAAAGCCAGAGAGTGAGGCAAAGCCAAGAGAAGGAAAGCCAGTGAGCCAGGGAAAGCCAGAGAATGAGGGAAAACCAAAAGAAGGAAAACCAGAgagcaagggaaaagcaaaagAAGGAAAGCCAGCCAGCAAACTAAGGGCTGCAGGAAAGCGCCCAGCTGGGGACGATGTACCCAGGAAGGCCAAAAGGAAAACCAACAAGGGGCTGGCTCAGTGTTTCAAGGAATACAAGGAGGCCATACATGATATGCATTTGAACAATGAGGAGATGATAAGAGAATTTGACGAGCTGCCTAGGGTGGAGGATGAAGTGAAGAAAACCAGACAGAAACTGG GGTTTATGTGGATGCAAAAAAGTTTACAGGACCCTTTCCACCCCAGGCGCCCAAGGGAACTCAGAGGTGGCTGCAGGGCCCCACAAAGGGGCTTTGAAGACATTCCTTTTGTGTAG